The sequence below is a genomic window from Humulus lupulus chromosome 3, drHumLupu1.1, whole genome shotgun sequence.
TTTATTTCAAATGAACAtttatgtatattttattatttaattttttattatataaaaaaaacctattattaaaaatttattgatttttttttaataaaaactcaaaataacgAAAATATTTTGTaacaaatattatattatatatgatgctaatgaataaattaattttttatgtatATGTCAGgctattaaatatatcaattactatttttatttttggaaacaaatagaattataatttttcattaaCCAAAGAATAGTATTGAATAAACCAatagaattataatttttcattaattaaaattttaaaataataaatatatgtatacattaatattaaaattataaattatatatggaAACTAAAACATGTTACACATCTGTAATTGagttaattataataaatttttattataattatcttGTTTCCAAATATattatcttcttctttttggatTGACTTTTGACATAAATATGGTCAATTTATCCTTCATACACATTCTAAATCTACAAGAAAATTTGGCTTTCAGCAAATGCTAGTTATGAACATTATGtgcaaaatgaagaaaaagataCTGAAAATGCATCGTTTGAACATGAAGTGGAAGTCGATGCGGAGGGTTTGCGTATAGAAGGTACTGAGGATGATGATGTTCACGCACATGAAGAATGAGTCAAACCTGAAGTTGCACAATAGAATATCTTGCTTGAATTTTTTGGGATCTAAACTTGTTAAAACAGGAAAAACAACTTCTCACGATAACTTACAAACTAGTtctaacaaacttttaaaatgtgatcaaaatatttagtttatattttaaaCAAGATCCTTTTTTTAATAATACAAAAACGTTAAGCATAttcttttttaattcaaaatGATGAAAACTTGGTGGACAACAAATAATGAGCTAGCATGCATGTGTTTCTATCTCTCAATTATTCTATCAACTCAATGATAATATATATTAACGTACTAACATGATTAATATAttaatgttgttttttttttgtgattttaaacAAGATCCTTCCTCCCTTTtctttttgtcacatttacttaAAGTGATGAGTTACATTTATAATGCAAATTTTCTATATAATGTTtagataagattttttttaattatttaatttaataataatgtgaccaacatgtcatcagatcactcttctaaaaatttaaaaaaatcacaatttatttttagaaattttaattaaaaactacaaatatggaccattgatcttaatccaatagttaatatcaaagtaaccattaagagtgcacccatatatatatatgtcatataactatgtaaatatatatatctatgtcaacgttgtttttagatatcatatatataaagattattgatataaatatttatatatactataaaactttaatttattctattatatttatatatttttatttaaaagtaaagcaatttttattaaaattataaacaatgtttataattttaaaactaaacaaacgtgcattacACACGTTAATTTTaactaatgtatatatatatatatattgaaataaaaaaaGATATAGCTTGGTAcaacttttatttttagaaaagttAAAACTAATATTATTACTGTATGGACAGTTtactttttttttcccttttcaaattacaaacatatatttagtgtaattaattatattatttgatttgaaTACAGATAAAAATAGCGAAGCTATTATTAGggaataaataaattttaaagatttaaaaaaaaaaaagattgataAACAAATGCGAAAGTTTACCCAACTACACTCACAAAACTTAAGTTTAGGCTCTAAATTtccttttaaaactatatcaaaCAAACCCATATAATCTTTATATGACAACATATAAACTAATAGATAAGCATGCATACATCATagaaaaaaattccaaataatctTTGCTTGCTGTAGTAATATCCTAAGTAGCTTTTGCCCGACAATTTCTAATTTTAGTATTTGGAGAAataacctaatttttttatatgacaactTGTATGATAGTTATAGTAAATATCCCaccaatttttaagaaattttaatCAGCACagtaaaattttcaaaaaaatagcAGAAAGCCCGCTATAAGTATAATGTACGTCATAAAGACAataaaaaattgagttataatttatGTAAGTATGGAAAATAGAATACCCCCTGCGTTATTGGAAAAAGTGATGACCATAAGAAAACTCCATTATCATAATATGTAATTCAGAAGTGTAGCATAGGCGTACAGATAAGCATTATTCAAATAAAATGTAACTTATTAACCGAGTCTTAACTCTTAAGCCTGCAAAGTGCAAAGAGATCAATATTTTGAAAAACGAAATTTCACATATAAAACCTAATCAGCTAGGAAGCATGGTGACTGAGTCTTCACTTTTTTTCAGCTTGGCCTCTGTATGGATAACTCTTTCGAGCTCTGCCACCTTCTCAGTCAGAGCCGAGATGGTTTTATTAGCCTCCTGCAGTGCagccaataaaattaaataaattaataaaggagaCTTGAAAAATCAAACACTTAAtatcataaaataatattaatagattagtttttttttcttctaccaTTAAGCTATTCTTCAGTCTATCCTCTTCCATTTCTCCTTTCGTCCTTTCCTCCAAGAGTATACcaattagtttggattgttcttTATCCAAATTCATCATCTTTTCTTTTGTCTCCTCAAGCTAATTTTAAACAAATATCAACACCACCACGAGTATGTATAAGTCATACcaactatacatatatatatatatatatatatatataaattaagacACCAAGAAAAAACAACTCAACACTTACTTCCAGTTTGAGAGATTTGCATCTCTCGTTTTGGCAAGTTGAGACATACTTTAATTCAAGCTTCATGTATACTGCATTTCTAGCAGCTGATCTGCAAAAACGTGACAATTACTAAATGTTAACATATATATGAATAATAATGCAAAACAATTTGGTGAAAGCATTAACAGCACCTTTCCATTGTGTTTCCTTTCACCTCTTCCATCTTGATTTGGTAACCTTCAGATGTAGAGGCCACCTGATTAAGAACAATACCACAATAACAGCTAATAAGACTGCACATGAGTTATGATCTAAACTAAGACACAACAACAACAGCTAATAAATAGCCATAACCATAACATACTACTTTACCTGTGAACTTATCCTAGTCATTTTATGGGCTCTTTCTTCTGATGCAGTCTCTTGGGCTCTTTCTTTAGAAGCAGTCTCATGGGGTCTTTTCTCTGATGCAGTCTCTTGGTCCAAGACATTTTCTTTTGAAGCAGTCTCTTGGCCCAATGTATTTTCTTTTGACTCAGTGTCATGGGGTTTCTCTTTCGATGCAGCATATTCAGCTCCTTCTGCAGCAGTGTCTTGAGGTTGAGCTTTTTCATCAGTTACAGAAGCTTGTGGCCTTTCTTGCTGAGCCTCCATAAGAGAATTTGACGCACCATTAGATCTTTCACCTGACCGAGGAATTAAATTGGCATTCACGGCTGGTGAGGATCGCAAAACAAGCCCATTGTGATTAGTTGGAATGTGTTCTTGATCATCAACAACTCGTCTTGCAGCATAACCAACTCTCCCACAATTTGACCTCCTGACAAAAAAAACTTGTCCAGTATTATCAAGTGGGAGAGACAGATTTCATAATATTGTACATAAATAGTCATGTGGTTAAGAAGTTAGTTAGTTGCATTTAACCAACTGATTTCATATAAACAAACCAGTAGTTCTTTTGCATAAAAAGCAAGCGCGATTCGAGTCTTGAAAGAACGGTTGTGCGTTCAAAGCCTTGTTTATCATGAGATGGTTCAACAAAATTAGCTTCCAAAACACCTAGTAGAACACAAGAGAATGAAGATCATCAATTTCAATCATATGACTCCACAACAAACCACCCAAAAACAGTGTCCAAATAGTGAAAAATACCTATCACTCCACGACCGTCACTGCCTGCAGGATTCCAAACCCTCCAAAATGGCTGAAATTTTAATCATACAATAGAACAATGAGAAAGAGCCAAAAAGGAGACTTTTATGGTCAACACATTCTATTCTCAGTTTTTAAACTAACCTTGATGAGTCTATTCTTATGATAGACATTGAAACCTTGAACATCAATGTGATGATGTGCATCCTTGACAAACCCAATTGTCACATTAGAAACTGCTTGTCTCAGCATACTGTTCTGAATCTGAATCTGAGGTTTGTAAGTCATCTCCTTAATCAACATCATGTCATTGATCATGTTATGGTGTTTCACTTCCAGGCCGCGAAGATAAATTCGAAACTGAGTTGGAAGCCTCAGATAGAGAATTGAAGCATAACTCTGAAAGAAAAAACAATATCAGCAAACTGTGTTCGATTGATTCATAAGAAAACAAATCAAAATGAAAGCTTTTAGAGTTACCCTCAAGGAATGTTGATAAGTCAAGAAGTGTTTCGAGTTTGGAAACTGTTGTACCATGCTAATCATCCTCTCATCTCTGTTGATTCCTCTAATTTGAATGTCCTGtcattaaaagaaaaatcaaatgaATATCATATTGCATACTCCTCCTCAACTTAAGAAAACAAAGGTAGTTAAAAGCTCACAAGAGGATCTGTATCAAAATCAAGTTCAAGCTGTTCTTCTTCATCCTCccaaagattatatattataactTTAGTACCATGATCCAACATGCAATTGATCTGCAGTTTAACAAGGCATTAGAATAACAAAAATGACACAAAAAACTTTGGAGTTACATATAGCACATGCATGAAAACTCAGAGTAACTCtgataaatattaataaataagatggaCTAAGGACCTACCTGCTGAAGAAGTTCTTGTTCAGTTGAGTATGGAGACCAGTTGACAATGGTTGATAAGTTTTTGTTCCAAATTCTCTCTGAAGTTCTCAGTAACTTCCTCCACTCTCCATTTCTTTTCTCATAGTCAATCTTTAAACCAAACACACAAGTTTAAATAGCAAATTTACATATTAGTAATGAAAAAAAGTAGAACCAGAACGGTGGCAGACTCACTTGGAGACAGGGCAGCTGTCCcccatgatatttttttttaataatgtttaatatatttttttttacaatttaatccatttttgtataaatttttaCATTTATGCtaacattttttttaactttcatCTCTGGTAAATGAAATTTCTGGGTCTGACAACGAAAATAGTAATAAGAATGGAATATCATTCCAATGGTAGAACAGCCATTATGTTGGAATggaataaaattaattttttctaTTAAATTCCATTCCTATTCTCCAGACCTAACATGAGTATGATATAGGGTTAAAAGAACCTTACTATGGGAACCACAATATCTTCCTTTCCAGTGCTCCTGAGGAAGGTGTAGGACAAGAGTCCAATGCTTTGTGTTGGCCAACTGAAATCACCAATCAATGTTAAATTTTAGAGCTTAATAATGTAGAGAAACTAACACAGCAACATAGAACAAAAAGTTAAATGCAGGCCAACCTATTTCCAGAACTTCCTAGAGAACATGAAAAGACTATTACATCTGCTCCAAGCCTCATAGTACTAGTCTTGAATCCATTACCATCTACAAAAATAACATTATAATTGAAGATATATAATAATGAGTTGCAActtctatctatatatatatatatatatatatctgtgtgtGTGCATAGTTTAACCAACACTTACATTGGCCAATGGCATTCGCCACTTTGCTTTTGGCTGAATAGCCAAGTGACATGCATTGCCGCATTTTGTCAGGACAAAGTCCACCCCCATTATCTGTActcaaaaagttatatatatataataatcggtgaaaatagattttttttttcaaagttattttgcaaaataatatttttcttttataattcCTTACAAATAACTTTTCAGTCAAAGTGTCAAGTAAGTATGACAGGGTATCAAGTATGTTCGACAGTATTATTGTGGATGGAGATAGTTGCTTTGTAAAGATTAATCGAAAGATGATAATTTTACAAGATAACATTAAAAAATTGGGCAATTTTGCCTAATGTCCTTTGTAAATCAATACTATACAAGTGTAGGATCAAAATTGATGCAAATTGATGCAATTGTTAGACTTTTATTTGGGcttacattatttatttttatgttttataaaatatgggTTAATAAATAGTTATTTGCTGATCTAGCTCATTTCATTTTAGTGATATCTTATTTATGGGCTTAGTATCTATAGTAGTTTAGTTGAAACGGAAGTGTGAGCTTTCTAGTTAACTGAAACATTTGATAAGAATACCAGTCTAACTAAGTTAATATAAGCTAAGTCTCATCTCTAactttgtatatatgtatatatagtctCATCGCTATTCTGTAGTCTGATAATCTGCTTCAGAAATAGAGGTCTTAGGGAGGAATGCTTAGTTAGTTAGTATTGCACTAACAATTCATGTTTTCTCCATGACTGAATGAGGTATGTTTACTATATTCTTTAATTGTTTATTGTGTTCTAAGTTGTATGCAAAATTATTAATAAGATGTTGTATGAATATCTAACATGTGGTATCAGATTGCAATTGtatatgatttatgacttataaGTTTTTGTTTAACTTAAATTGAGATTAATCATTGATGAACCCtaaataattttcattattattttatgtCGAAATTTTTATCGTTAGATCCTAAAATATTAGGGCTTCTGTTTATCTCGAAATTACATTTCTGTTCATATATTATATGGCTAATTTCGTTACATATTTTGTATTTGAAATTTTAGGGATTTTTCATAAATTTCGAAATTGAAAAGATGCCATATCTCAATTTAATGGTTATTTTTCCAAATTCAATTATTGTATGTTATCATTATTGTTTGTGGAAGATATGCCATGCTTTAATTTTGTCAAGATTCGGCCATTTACACATACTTTTACACAAAAGTTTGATACATCTTTTTCACATATAATATCTTAAGATCTACACTTATTTTCTTGTTTTGCTAGAAAGAAACCCCATAAATCAATTGCTCATGATCCGTGGATGTAAGCCCCTCATCAAACGCTTGAAACCGCCTCTTTTTCTGGTCGAAAAGTCGTTGGACCCGACCGGGTCGCCATCCGGGTTGCACAACTCGCTTTCAGAGCTGCTGGAGGTTGAAGACAACCTCTTCCAACAATGCCCACTCGCGGCAGGTGGCGCGTGGGGCGCGTGTTGTGTCTCCCGTCGTCATTTTTCGACATTTCTTTTTTCCAACATTAATAGAATTTAATTTCTGAACTTTCtgagatttttatttaattttttgaaatgttaaaataattattatggaattaatatCATCTACGCTATCATAAaacattaataaataatttataatatgttttcaaaattttgaatcACATAAAATTATTTGGGTATTTGTTCGTCCCTTTATACATACTCACTCTCAAGAACAACCAATTTTTTGTTTATACTCTCCACTCCAACAATAGGAAttgattttcataaaaaaaaaaaatcctatatTCTTTGTTGTTCTAAAGTGACCAACTTGATTATTTGATGACTAAATAATGTGTTATGGTGGGACACATTGTTTTGATCCTTCATAAATTTAATGagcaatatattttttttttggaatttggttgaaaatattataattattatcatcaaagtgatttaattatattatttttcaatgattgtttTATTGCCAAATTTCATCAGtttatagaaaatattttccTTGGATAATTGATGTGTATAATTACTTACCCAAAGgaggtaattatatatatatatatattaattaatgtcTCATGAAATGTATTGATTATAATGCATGCTTACAATTATTTGCCCAaaggtaataaaattttaatttatatatattttttctatttaaactGCATGGAAATAGATCATATGTGTGTTATATTCTCACCCCAAATGGGAGTTTGTGATGACCATCTTGactctatttatatattttcttgatatgctcatagtttaatcaagttttgtcattttccttTTATCTTGTAGTTTCTTTTTTTGTGAACAACAACAATGCTTCAATTCAAATTCTGACTGGGTCAAATTACAAGAAATGGAAACAAGACGTGGATTTTAGTTTAGGAATCATGGACTTGGACCTATGCATGCGTGAAGATCAACCTGCTGCTCCATCTGATGCGAGCACTACTGCCCAAGGAACTCTCCATGGCAATGGGAAGAGTCAAATCGTCTCAGTCTAATAGCTATGAAAAGATCGATTCCTGAACATCTTTTGAGTGGTCTGCCTGAGACCACTAATGCCAAAGAGTTTCTAACTAATGCCGGAAAATTGTATGACACTGGTGAGAATGTTGAAACTGGATCTCTTATGGATGAGATTCAAACCATCAAGTATGATGAAACTAAAGGAGTAAGGGACTTCATTCTGAAAATTGTCAATGTTCAGTTAAAGCTAAAAGATCGTAAGATTCCTCTACCTGATTCCTATATTATTCATCATGCTCTCAATGCTCTTCCTGCATCTTTCAGTCTCATTAAGACAACCTACAATACTTATAATCAAACATGGAGTATAAATGACTTAATTTCGAAGTGTGTTGCTGAGGAAAACAAATTGAAAAAGGAGAAGAATGACTCAACTCATTATGTTTCTCAACTCAagccaaataaaggaaaatgGAGATTCAAAAATCAGAGGAACAACACTCCTAAGAACACTGATAATAAGAAGGAGTGTCACAATGGACAGAAAAAGGAGAATGCTCAATCAAAGTATGCCAATGTTAAGTGTTTCTTCTGTGATAAAATGGGCCATAGAAGAACTGATTGTCACAAATTTAAGATTTggctagaaaagaagaaaaaacaaccATGTACTCCTTTAGCTTGTGTTTGTTTTGAATCTAATCTAGTTGATGTTCCTATTGATTCTTGGTGGTTGGATAATGGTGCCACAGTTCATGTTACTACTACCTTGCAGGGGCTAAGGGATCTCAAGAAACCAAATAAGAGGGAGTCCAAACTTAAAGTAGGAAACGATGTTGGAGTTGAAGTTTGTTATGTTGGCACCATTATTCTTGAATTACAGACCAGTTTTAAGCTTGTTTTGAACAATACTTTTTATGTTCCTACTTTTAAGAGAAATTTAGTTTCGCTTTCACTTTTGGATAAACAAGGATATTCG
It includes:
- the LOC133823836 gene encoding protein MICRORCHIDIA 4-like, translating into MKVKKNIDYEKRNGEWRKLLRTSERIWNKNLSTIVNWSPYSTEQELLQQINCMLDHGTKVIIYNLWEDEEEQLELDFDTDPLDIQIRGINRDERMISMVQQFPNSKHFLTYQHSLRSYASILYLRLPTQFRIYLRGLEVKHHNMINDMMLIKEMTYKPQIQIQNSMLRQAVSNVTIGFVKDAHHHIDVQGFNVYHKNRLIKPFWRVWNPAGSDGRGVIGVLEANFVEPSHDKQGFERTTVLSRLESRLLFMQKNYWRSNCGRVGYAARRVVDDQEHIPTNHNGLVLRSSPAVNANLIPRSGERSNGASNSLMEAQQERPQASVTDEKAQPQDTAAEGAEYAASKEKPHDTESKENTLGQETASKENVLDQETASEKRPHETASKERAQETASEERAHKMTRISSQVASTSEGYQIKMEEVKGNTMERSAARNAVYMKLELKYVSTCQNERCKSLKLELEETKEKMMNLDKEQSKLIGILLEERTKGEMEEDRLKNSLMEANKTISALTEKVAELERVIHTEAKLKKSEDSVTMLPS